In a single window of the Nicotiana tomentosiformis chromosome 8, ASM39032v3, whole genome shotgun sequence genome:
- the LOC138896775 gene encoding pentatricopeptide repeat-containing protein At1g03540-like has product MSAVSRGFHGVVIIRGFNENNVIVSALIDMYGKNCESGDAVKVFDELPEPDAVCWTSVISGLTRCELHEEALRLFYLMHRKNGLLPDLFTFGSVLTALGNSGRPRQGREVHAKIVTSGLCGNVVVDSSLVDMYAKCGLVSDSQRVFDRMAKTNFVSWCALMGGYCQKGDFDAVIELFRMMGKVDLYSFGTVLRACAGLAALKSGKEVHCQYIRRGGWSDVIVESALVDLYAKCGFDSYAYVIFRQMKVTNSVTWNSMISGFAQNGKGTEAIAVFEEMISEEVKPDYISFIAVLFACSHSGMVDEGRKYFLSMINEYGIKPHIEHYSCMVDLLGRVGEIEEAESLILGAECRNDSSLWATLLGACTSSTNPTVAERIAKKMMELKPDYHLSYVLLANVYRAVGRWADALEIRRQMQEKRVNKITGKSWI; this is encoded by the coding sequence atgagtgctGTGAGCCGTGGGTTTCATGGTGTTGTGATTATCCGTGGATTTAATGAGAATAATGTGATTGTGAGCGCGTTGATTGATATGTATGGAAAGAATTGTGAATCAGGTGATGCAGTTAAGGTGTTTGATGAATTGCCTGAACCAGATGCTGTTTGTTGGACTTCGGTTATTTCGGGTCTCACGAGGTGTGAATTGCATGAGGAGGCTTTGAGGTTGTTTTATTTAATGCATAGGAAGAATGGGTTGTTGCCCGATTTGTTTACGTTTGGAAGTGTGCTGACTGCACTGGGTAATTCGGGTAGGCCGAGGCAAGGTAGAGAAGTTCATGCTAAGATTGTAACAAGTGGACTTTGTGGGAATGTTGTTGTGGATAGTAGTTTAGTGGATATGTATGCGAAATGTGGGCTGGTTAGTGATTCTCAGCGTGTTTTTGACCGAATGGCTAAGACGAATTTTGTGTCGTGGTGTGCGTTGATGGGCGGATACTGTCAAAAGGGTGACTTTGACGCTGTTATCGAGCTTTTTAGGATGATGGGGAAAGTTGATCTTTATAGCTTTGGGACTGTTCTTCGTGCCTGTGCCGGGTTGGCAGCTTTGAAGTCGGGGAAGGAAGTTCACTGCCAGTATATAAGGAGAGGTGGCTGGAGTGATGTTATTGTGGAATCAGCTCTAGTTGATCTATATGCAAAATGTGGCTTTGATAGTTACGCCTATGTTATTTTTCGCCAAATGAAGGTTACGAATTCCGTTACCTGGAACTCAATGATATCTGGATTTGCTCAGAATGGGAAAGGCACGGAAGCCATTGCAGTATTCGAGGAGATGATTAGTGAAGAGGTCAAACCGGATTACATCAGCTTTATCGCAGTTCTTTTTGCTTGTAGTCACAGTGGTATGGTTGATGAAGGGCGAAAGTATTTTCTCTCAATGATTAATGAGTATGGTATCAAACCTCATATTGAGCATTATAGTTGCATGGTCGATCTTCTTGGTCGGGTTGGAGAGATAGAAGAAGCTGAAAGCTTGATTCTAGGTGCAGAATGCAGAAACGATTCTTCCCTTTGGGCTACCCTACTTGGCGCTTGTACTAGCAGTACAAATCCTACTGTTGCGGAGCGTATTGCAAAGAAAATGATGGAACTAAAACCTGATTATCATTTGAGTTATGTTCTTCTAGCAAATGTGTACAGAGCAGTAGGCCGGTGGGCCGATGCTCTTGAGATTCGGAGGCAGATGCAAGAAAAAAGAGTGAATAAGATAACTGGGAAGAGCTGGATTTAA